The proteins below are encoded in one region of Salvelinus alpinus chromosome 27, SLU_Salpinus.1, whole genome shotgun sequence:
- the lft1 gene encoding lefty1, with protein sequence MDLLRVCVLCAAAFVTVSKAFTHNDMKDALLQTLGLDDVPKIHKRDLENLVIPTHIKNKYLSMLKLHHDRRRRSLPSLAGILRGIRGNADISGEFVYSDTTRQRMVFDMDTRIPHNSEVTMAELKLYNKAPNKRSMPERRNHRPVNNARVSIYWVDMLENGSNRTSLVDSRLIPIHETGWKSFDVTQALHYWSKTQQKTPMHLEVWIEGERPGSYAAEIAKSVHFTTQDQADNTLGKPELVLYTLNLEEFGSRGDCENNPDKDTCCRDKYFINFRALTWTQYWIIEPAGYQAYRCAGGCKQPKRNYGYGERKCSIAESAPLPIMYLVKKGDYTEIEVAEFPNMIVESCACTMDNVSIV encoded by the exons ATGGATTTGCTCCGTGTTTGCGTTTTGTGCGCTGCTGCTTTCGTCACCGTCTCCAAGGCTTTTACGCACAACGACATGAAGGATGCCCTGCTTCAAACACTTGGGCTGGATGATGTTCCGAAAATTCACAAAAGGGATTTGGAGAATCTTGTCATCCCGACGCACATTAAGAATAAATACCTGTCAATGCTGAAGCTGCACCACGACAGGCGGCGCAGGTCTCTGCCGAGCTTGGCGGGAATCCTCAGGGGAATTCGAGGAAATGCAG ATATCTCTGGAGAGTTTGTGTACTCGGACACCACTCGGCAACGGATGGTCTTCGATATGGATACCCGCATCCCCCATAACAGCGAGGTGACCATGGCCGAACTGAAACTGTACAATAAAGCCCCTAACAAGCGCTCCATGCCCGAGAGGAGGAACCACCGGCCAGTCAACAACGCCAGAGTCTCCATCTACTGGGTAGATATGCTGGAGAACGGCTCTAACAGAACCTCTCTGGTGGACTCACG GTTGATCCCCATCCATGAGACCGGCTGGAAAAGCTTTGATGTCACGCAGGCTTTGCACTATTGGTCAAAGACGCAGCAAAAAACACCTATGCACCTGGAGGTGTGGATCGAGGGCGAGAGACCTGGCAGCTACGCGGCAGAAATAGCCAAGAGTGTCCACTTTACCACCCAGGACCAGGCGGACAACACCTTGGGAAAACCTGAGCTGGTCCTCTACACGCTCAACCTCGAAGAGTTTGG GTCTCGAGGCGACTGTGAAAACAACCCAGATAAGGACACGTGCTGCAGAGATAAATACTTCATCAATTTCCGCGCGCTCACGTGGACCCAGTACTGGATCATCGAGCCAGCGGGATACCAGGCCTACAGATGCGCCGGGGGATGCAAGCAGCCCAAGCGCAACTATGGCTACGGGGAGAGGAAGTGTAGCATCGCAGAGAGCGCTCCGCTGCCCATTATGTACCTGGTCAAGAAGGGCGACTACACCGAGATAGAAGTGGCCGAGTTCCCCAACATGATCGTGGAGTCATGTGCCTGCACTATGGACAACGTCTCCATAGTTTGA